A stretch of DNA from Bacteroides sp.:
CAGCGGATTAATTAGTGCGGCCATTCGATTGATGGTGCTCAAATCCCCTGCCAAGCTGCTTACCTTTGTAGTGGTTTTTGCCGGGATTCTTTCTAATATTGCTTCCGACTTGGGATATGTGTTGATTATTCCCCTGGGGGGCATCATCTTTCATTCAGTGGGAAGACACCCCATTGCAGGCATGGCTGCAGCTTTTGCAGGTGTTTCGGGGGGGTTCAGCGCGAATCTCTTTATCGGTACCATTGATCCCTTGCTTGCAGGCCTTTCCACCGAGGCGGCACGTATCCTCGATGACACCTATTATGTGCTGCCTACAGCCAACTATTATTTCATGGTGGCTTCCACCTTTATCATCGCCCTTTCGGGAACCTGGGTTACTGAACGCTTTGTAGAACCTCGTCTGGGAACCTACCAGGGAGAGGTGAAGGCGGAAGTCCTCCAGCCGCTGGAACTCAAAGAACGTAAGGCTCTGAACTGGGTATTGATCGTGATGGGTGTCTGGGTGGCCCTGGTGCTTATTGGCCTTTTACCTGAGAATGGATTCCTGCGCGGACCCGAAAACTCAATGCTTCGCTCCCCGCTTTTAAAGGGGTTTATTGGCTTTCTTTTTATCTTTGCAGGGTCCATGGGTGTGGTCTATGGTTTTATCACCGGCAAGTTTAAATCGGATGCCGATGTGGTCAAGGGGATGGTCGACAGTTTCAAAACCCTGGCTGCCTTTATGGTGCTGGTGTTTTTTGCGGCCCAGTTTGTAGCTTATTTCAAGTGGAGTAACCTGGGCCTTTTGATTGCGGTTAAGGGAGCTGCAGTACTGCAGGAAATGCACCTGGGCCTGATCCCCCTGCTGTTGTTATTTATCCTGCTGTCAGGCTTTATCAACATGTTCATGGGCAGCGCCTCAGCAAAATGGGCTATCCTGGGACCTGTGTTTATTCCAATGTTTATGCTCCTGGGTTATTCCCCCGAATTGTCACAGGCGGTTTACCGTATTGGTGACAGCGTCACCAATATCATCTCGCCCATGATGAGCTTCTTCGCACTGATCATCGTGTACTTTGAGAAATACGACAAGAAAGCCGGTATCGGTACCCTTATATCAACGATGCTGCCATACACCATAGCTTTTACCATCCTGTGGTCATTGCTGCTGATCGG
This window harbors:
- a CDS encoding AbgT family transporter, which encodes MTKKKSKFSGFLGFVEKAGNALPHPASLFALLAISALLLSLIGHWLDWTAIHPATGEEIKAVNLLSKEGIHRIILEMVDNYTGFAPLGIVMVALLGIGIAESSGLISAAIRLMVLKSPAKLLTFVVVFAGILSNIASDLGYVLIIPLGGIIFHSVGRHPIAGMAAAFAGVSGGFSANLFIGTIDPLLAGLSTEAARILDDTYYVLPTANYYFMVASTFIIALSGTWVTERFVEPRLGTYQGEVKAEVLQPLELKERKALNWVLIVMGVWVALVLIGLLPENGFLRGPENSMLRSPLLKGFIGFLFIFAGSMGVVYGFITGKFKSDADVVKGMVDSFKTLAAFMVLVFFAAQFVAYFKWSNLGLLIAVKGAAVLQEMHLGLIPLLLLFILLSGFINMFMGSASAKWAILGPVFIPMFMLLGYSPELSQAVYRIGDSVTNIISPMMSFFALIIVYFEKYDKKAGIGTLISTMLPYTIAFTILWSLLLIGWVLLDLPLGPGAGLHYPG